One window from the genome of Bradyrhizobium xenonodulans encodes:
- the glnA gene encoding type I glutamate--ammonia ligase, producing the protein MKTAKDVLKSIKDNDVKYVDLRFTDPRGKWQHVTFDVSMIDEDIFAEGTMFDGSSIAGWKAINESDMCLMPDPVTATIDPFFAETTMVITCDVLEPTTGEPYNRDPRGIAKKAEAMVKSMGVGDSVFVGPEAEFFVFDDVRFSANPYSTGFRLDSSELPTNSDTEYEGGNLGHRVRTKGGYFPVPPQDSVQDMRSEMLGAMAKMGVKVEKHHHEVASAQHELGMKFDTLTLMADHMQIYKYCIHQVAHIYGKTATFMPKPVFGDNGSGMHVHQSIWKDGKPVFAGNKYADLSETCLHYIGGIIKHAKAINAFTNPSTNSYKRLVPGYEAPVLLAYSARNRSASCRIPYTASPKAKRVEVRFPDPLANPYLGFAAMLMAGLDGIKNKIDPGPAMDKDLYDLPKEELKQIPTVCGSLREALENLDKDRGFLKNGGVFDDDFIDAYIELKMTEVARFEMTPHPVEFEMYYSG; encoded by the coding sequence ATGAAGACCGCCAAAGACGTCCTGAAATCGATCAAGGACAACGACGTCAAGTACGTCGACCTGCGCTTCACCGATCCACGCGGCAAGTGGCAGCATGTGACGTTCGACGTCAGCATGATCGATGAAGACATTTTCGCCGAAGGGACGATGTTCGACGGCTCCTCGATCGCCGGCTGGAAGGCGATCAACGAGTCCGACATGTGCCTGATGCCGGATCCGGTGACCGCGACGATCGATCCGTTCTTCGCCGAGACCACCATGGTCATCACCTGCGACGTGCTCGAGCCGACCACCGGCGAGCCCTACAACCGCGACCCCCGCGGCATCGCCAAGAAGGCGGAAGCCATGGTGAAGTCGATGGGCGTGGGCGACAGCGTGTTCGTCGGCCCCGAGGCCGAGTTCTTCGTGTTCGACGACGTGCGCTTCTCCGCCAACCCCTACAGCACCGGCTTCCGTCTCGACTCCTCGGAGCTGCCGACCAACTCCGACACCGAATATGAAGGCGGCAATCTCGGCCACCGCGTCCGCACCAAGGGCGGCTACTTCCCGGTGCCGCCGCAGGACTCCGTGCAGGACATGCGCTCGGAAATGCTCGGCGCCATGGCCAAGATGGGCGTCAAGGTCGAGAAGCACCATCACGAGGTCGCCTCCGCCCAGCACGAGCTCGGCATGAAGTTCGACACGCTGACGCTGATGGCCGACCACATGCAGATCTACAAATACTGCATCCACCAGGTCGCGCACATCTACGGCAAGACCGCCACCTTCATGCCGAAGCCGGTCTTCGGCGACAACGGCTCGGGCATGCACGTGCACCAGTCGATCTGGAAGGACGGCAAGCCGGTATTCGCCGGCAACAAATACGCCGACCTGTCGGAGACCTGCCTGCACTACATCGGCGGCATCATCAAGCACGCCAAGGCGATCAACGCCTTCACCAACCCGTCGACCAACTCCTACAAGCGTCTGGTCCCGGGCTATGAGGCCCCCGTGCTGCTCGCCTACTCTGCGCGCAACCGCTCGGCCTCCTGCCGCATCCCCTACACCGCTTCGCCGAAGGCCAAGCGCGTCGAGGTGCGTTTCCCCGATCCGCTCGCCAATCCCTATCTCGGCTTCGCCGCGATGCTGATGGCCGGCCTCGACGGCATCAAGAACAAGATCGATCCGGGTCCGGCGATGGACAAGGACCTCTACGACCTGCCGAAGGAAGAGCTGAAGCAGATTCCGACCGTCTGCGGCTCACTCCGCGAGGCGCTGGAAAACCTCGACAAGGACCGCGGCTTCCTCAAGAACGGCGGCGTGTTCGACGACGACTTCATCGACGCTTACATCGAGCTGAAGATGACCGAAGTCGCCCGCTTCGAGATGACCCCGCACCCGGTCGAGTTCGAGATGTATTATTCGGGCTAA
- a CDS encoding NAD(P)H-hydrate dehydratase produces MEILTTAEMQRADQLSVAAGTPGFKLMLSAGQAVAEAANALVEEGPILIVAGPGNNGGDGFVAAAELAAQGREVSVILMCERDQLQGDAASAARGWKHPVLPFNPQAIGRPALIIDALFGAGLSRPVDGEASAMIEAINGNDAPVLAVDLPSGINGTSAAVMDMAVNATETVTFFRKKPAHLLLPGRMHCGRVRVADIGIDAQVLDAIAPQTFENDPDFWGTAFPVPRIDGHKFARGHVLAVSGDAAATGAARLAARGALRAGAGLVTLATPRDALAINAAALTAVMVRPVDTMVEFGELLGDKRYNTCMIGPGAGIGERTCDMVHTALNAQRHLVLDADALTSFAAKPERLFESIKASQDNAVVLTPHEGEFPRLFSDLSNKYPGRSKLERVRAAAERSGAVVLLKGPDTTIAAPDGRATIAANAPPWLATAGAGDVLAGIIAGLLAQDVPAFEAASIGVWMHGEAGSEAGPGLIAEDLTETLPAVHRRIYGALGVEY; encoded by the coding sequence ATGGAAATTCTGACCACCGCCGAAATGCAGCGCGCTGACCAGCTCAGCGTCGCGGCAGGTACGCCCGGCTTCAAGCTGATGCTGAGTGCGGGCCAGGCCGTTGCTGAGGCCGCCAATGCGCTGGTGGAGGAGGGGCCGATCCTGATCGTCGCCGGCCCCGGCAACAATGGCGGCGACGGTTTTGTCGCGGCCGCCGAACTCGCCGCACAGGGCCGCGAGGTCTCGGTGATCCTGATGTGCGAGCGCGACCAACTCCAGGGCGATGCGGCTTCCGCCGCGCGCGGCTGGAAGCATCCGGTGCTGCCGTTCAATCCGCAGGCGATCGGACGGCCTGCGCTGATCATCGACGCGCTGTTCGGTGCGGGCCTGAGCCGCCCTGTCGACGGCGAGGCGAGCGCGATGATCGAGGCGATCAACGGCAACGATGCGCCTGTGCTCGCCGTCGACCTGCCGAGCGGCATCAACGGCACCAGTGCAGCGGTCATGGACATGGCGGTGAACGCCACCGAGACCGTCACCTTCTTCCGCAAGAAGCCGGCGCATCTGCTGCTGCCCGGCCGCATGCATTGCGGCCGCGTGCGTGTCGCCGATATCGGCATCGACGCGCAGGTGCTGGACGCGATCGCGCCGCAGACCTTTGAGAACGATCCGGACTTTTGGGGCACAGCCTTCCCGGTGCCGCGCATCGACGGGCACAAATTTGCGCGCGGGCACGTACTCGCGGTCTCCGGCGATGCGGCCGCGACCGGTGCTGCGCGGCTCGCCGCGCGTGGCGCTCTGCGGGCCGGTGCGGGCCTCGTGACGCTTGCGACCCCGCGCGATGCGCTCGCGATCAATGCGGCTGCACTGACGGCGGTGATGGTCCGTCCCGTCGACACCATGGTCGAGTTCGGCGAGCTGCTCGGCGACAAACGCTACAACACCTGCATGATCGGCCCCGGCGCGGGCATCGGCGAACGCACCTGCGACATGGTTCACACCGCGCTTAACGCGCAGCGCCATCTCGTGCTGGATGCTGACGCGTTGACGAGCTTTGCCGCAAAGCCCGAGCGGCTGTTCGAATCCATCAAGGCCTCGCAGGACAATGCGGTGGTGCTGACGCCGCATGAGGGCGAGTTTCCGCGGCTGTTCTCGGATCTCAGCAACAAATATCCGGGCCGCTCCAAGCTCGAGCGCGTGCGCGCCGCCGCCGAGCGTTCCGGCGCGGTGGTGCTGCTAAAGGGGCCGGACACCACGATCGCCGCGCCCGACGGCCGCGCCACCATCGCTGCCAATGCGCCACCCTGGCTCGCCACCGCCGGCGCTGGCGACGTGCTCGCCGGCATCATCGCAGGGCTGCTGGCGCAGGACGTGCCGGCGTTCGAAGCCGCCAGCATCGGCGTCTGGATGCATGGCGAGGCAGGGAGCGAGGCCGGGCCGGGCCTGATTGCGGAGGATCTGACCGAGACGCTGCCGGCGGTGCACCGGCGGATCTATGGCGCGCTGGGGGTGGAGTACTAG
- a CDS encoding asparaginase, producing MLAVPLVALTLCSWPIGAAVQAAEPGKDAANLPRILVLATGGTIAGQADARATGAYKSGQITGEQLMQSVPGLDKLAKINAEQISSIGSQDMNDKVWFALARRIQDAFDKNEADGIIITHGTDTLEETAFFLDNVVRGDKPVVIVGSMRPATAVSADGPGNLYEAVQVAADPRARGRGVMAVLNDKIQGARSVTKTNTTSIETFSSPNDGPVGYVDTAGGIRFMTQAGGFRRATYQLPAGEQLPRVAIVYSHANMDAVPIEDAISRGAKGIVLAGVGDGNTSKAALDALEAAAKKGILVVRSTRVRSGFVTRNVEVDDDKNGFVVSEDLNPQKARVLTQLLIASGVTAPAELQKAFTATW from the coding sequence ATGCTTGCCGTTCCGCTGGTCGCCCTTACACTTTGTTCGTGGCCGATCGGCGCGGCAGTCCAGGCTGCTGAGCCTGGCAAGGACGCCGCCAATCTGCCGCGCATCCTCGTGCTGGCGACGGGCGGCACCATCGCAGGCCAGGCGGACGCGCGCGCGACCGGCGCGTACAAATCCGGCCAGATCACGGGCGAGCAGCTGATGCAGTCGGTGCCGGGCCTGGACAAGCTCGCCAAGATCAACGCCGAGCAGATTTCGTCGATCGGGTCCCAGGACATGAACGACAAGGTCTGGTTCGCGCTGGCCCGCCGCATCCAGGACGCTTTCGACAAGAACGAGGCCGATGGCATCATCATCACCCACGGCACCGATACGCTGGAGGAGACCGCGTTCTTTCTCGACAATGTGGTTCGCGGCGACAAGCCGGTGGTGATCGTCGGCTCGATGCGGCCGGCCACGGCCGTGAGTGCGGATGGCCCGGGCAATCTCTACGAGGCGGTGCAGGTCGCGGCCGATCCCCGCGCGCGCGGCCGCGGCGTGATGGCCGTGCTGAACGACAAGATTCAAGGCGCGCGCTCGGTCACCAAGACCAACACCACGAGCATCGAGACGTTCAGCTCGCCCAATGACGGGCCGGTCGGCTATGTCGACACCGCCGGCGGCATCCGCTTCATGACCCAGGCCGGCGGCTTCCGGCGCGCGACCTATCAGCTTCCGGCCGGCGAGCAATTGCCCCGCGTCGCGATCGTCTACTCGCATGCCAACATGGATGCCGTTCCGATCGAGGATGCGATCTCGCGCGGTGCCAAGGGCATCGTGCTGGCCGGCGTCGGCGACGGCAACACCTCGAAGGCTGCCCTCGATGCGCTGGAAGCTGCGGCGAAGAAGGGCATCCTCGTCGTCCGCTCCACGCGCGTCAGGTCCGGCTTCGTCACGAGGAACGTCGAGGTCGACGACGACAAGAACGGTTTTGTGGTGTCCGAGGACCTCAATCCACAGAAGGCGCGCGTCCTCACCCAATTGCTGATCGCAAGCGGGGTGACGGCGCCGGCCGAGTTGCAGAAGGCGTTTACGGCGACGTGGTGA
- a CDS encoding P-II family nitrogen regulator has product MKKIEAIIKPFKLDEVKEALQEVGLQGITVTEAKGFGRQKGHAELYRGAEYIVDFLPKVKIEIVIGDDLVERAIDAIRRAAQTGRIGDGKIFVSNIEEAIRIRTGESGLDAI; this is encoded by the coding sequence GTGAAGAAAATCGAAGCCATCATCAAGCCATTCAAGCTCGACGAGGTGAAGGAAGCGCTTCAGGAAGTCGGCCTTCAGGGCATCACCGTGACCGAAGCCAAGGGCTTCGGCCGGCAGAAGGGTCACGCCGAGCTCTACCGCGGCGCCGAATACATCGTCGACTTCCTGCCCAAGGTGAAGATCGAGATCGTGATCGGCGACGATCTGGTCGAGCGCGCCATCGACGCAATCCGCCGCGCCGCGCAGACCGGGCGCATCGGCGACGGCAAGATCTTCGTCTCCAATATCGAAGAGGCGATCCGCATCCGAACCGGCGAATCCGGGCTGGACGCTATCTGA